The proteins below come from a single Micropterus dolomieu isolate WLL.071019.BEF.003 ecotype Adirondacks linkage group LG05, ASM2129224v1, whole genome shotgun sequence genomic window:
- the si:ch73-63e15.2 gene encoding protein strawberry notch homolog 2 isoform X3: MCVCVFYAPHTAEFGPMSLMQIWTKLYSQLGRPFPKDLSCIDDLSTNSLFSSPPDSLSEYADAQPFISPEKLDTVPTLWDVNTSTTTTPAQSQLELNGTGRFHGLASLDDITAIISTPPLGGFQAPRAQPPPEEEEDAEEEETEELGHVDTYAEYRPSKSTIGISHPDIVVETNTLSSVPPPDITYTLSIPESTINCGLLSALQLEAIIYACQQHEVILQNNQRAGFLIGDGAGVGKGRTVAGIILENFIKGRKKSLWFSISNDLKFDAERDLKDIDAPNIPVHALNKIKYGDTATSEGVLFATYSALIGESQAGGQHRTRIKQILDWCKPDFDGVIIFDECHKAKNATSTKMGKAVLDLQNKLPRARVVYASATGASEPKNMIYMSRLGIWGEGTPFRTFDDFLHAIEKRGVGAMEIVAMDMKVSGMYIARQLSFSGVSFGIEEIGLDSDFKLVYNKAAKLWAEALQVFMRAADELGLVSRKSLWGQFWSSHQRFFKYLCIAAKVRCLVELAQKELEAGKCIVIGLQSTGESRTREVLDENDGHLDRFVSAAEGVFHSLVMKHFPSEKQRREKAPGNKRKRKPRGRQTKVPKHTVDSGGVINISDDSSSDSDGMDTDSNSSPDSLLDNDDVIFVNQTSCQTARIEEMKQSLLNKISILGKELPLNTLDELIDKFGGPDKVSEMTGRKGRVVRRPDGSVRYESRAEQGLTIEHINIKEKDRFMAGEKLVAIISEAASSGISLQADKRVKNQRRRVHMTLELPWSADRAIQQFGRTHRSNQVTAPEYIFLISELAGERRFASIVAKRLESLGALTHGDRRATESRDLSKYNFENKYGTKALDKITKAILGHIENKVPPPKGYPAGDAMFFRDMKIGMMDVGIFCREPRFGINTEKDCSITKFLNRILGLEVHKQNYLFQYFTDNFDYLIEKDKKEGKYDMGILDLAPGNDEIYEEKQETFLTVGNPQDGQVVLYKISVDRGMPWDEAYNRSLKLSGPDDGFYLSLKLRGNHPCVLLAEQGRGKNLIVYKPNIGKQAHPETLDNLQQRYRKVTPEEAQDSWENQFTFSFKKCSHANWNGKCKKIEEGQECLQGMRLRQYHMLCGALLRVWKRVSDVVSDITSSSILQIVRLKTKQHNKQVGIKIPENCVARVREELLLMDEEVKRRRKEREQQAADKRLAEERMRKMEQDNKHLLANLFSQAPMQNQSLAQSLAQSQIIKQKLNQNALQRTQTGSLHLQRIQAQTQSTLQQPSQNLTLLSLQRNPNQTQQRTHNSWPINSTTTNQGSLPNTSSLASSLSQFYPQNFLSPFPQLKNPSLSLYQTAVSPSLSSKTSLDDILDLTMSSPSPSPDSTEGGLHLDGLTGHTAGFGDDFNIDSLISQSAPNGQHAAQMQQPLLLQQQQQQQQQSHNLLANNHHQDLLAFFDLPLSPQMTTQKASPSSSTSSCSSSTSSTSSVSNNLVSHVSASHLPTSTLIPTSSSSSSLFPNPSSSSSLFSNNSSHFPSAYLLPQSDTLSLPNGHCSPGALDVREALNSMLQAGPDRKSVIQYLQQD, encoded by the exons gACCTGTCCTGCATTGATGACCTCTCCACAAACTCTCTATTCTCCTCTCCACCTGACTCACTGTCGGAGTATGCTGATGCCCAGCCCTTCATCAGCCCAGAAAAACTGGACACAGTGCCCACCCTCTGGGATGTCAACACTAGTACTACCACCACACCAGCACAGAGCCAGCTAGAG CTGAATGGCACCGGCAGGTTTCATGGCTTGGCCAGTTTGGATGATATAACTGCTATTATCAGCACCCCACCTTTAGGAGGATTCCAG GCTCCGAGAGCCCAGCCGccaccagaggaggaggaggatgctgaggaagaggagacagaagaacTGGGACATGTAGACACATATGCTGAGTACAGACCTTCCAAAT cCACTATAGGGATATCTCATCCTGATATAGTGGTGGAGACCAACACGCTATCCAGTGTCCCTCCCCCTGACATCACATACACTCTGTCTATCCCCGAGTCAACTATTAACTGCGGCCTGCTGTCTGCTCTGCAGCTAGAGGCCATCATCTACGCCTGCCAG CAACACGAGGTTATCCTTCAAAACAACCAAAGGGCGGGCTTCCTGATCGGAGATGGGGCCGGGGTCGGAAAGGGACGCACTGTGGCGGGAATCATCCTGGAGAACTTCATTAAGGGAAGGAAGAAATCACTATG GTTTAGCATATCCAATGACCTGAAATTTGATGCAGAGAGAGATCTCAAAGACATAGATGCACCGAATATTCCTGTGCATGCCTTAAACAAG ATTAAGTATGGAGACACAGCTACCTCAGAAGGAGTCCTGTTTGCAACGTACTCTGCGCTGATTGGAGAGAGCCAGGCAGGAGGGCAGCACCGGACGAGAATTAAACAGATCCTAGATTGGTGCAAGCCAGACTTTGACGGAGTT ATTATTTTTGATGAATGCCACAAAGCCAAGAATGCCACATCTACAAAGATGGGCAAGGCAGTGCTTGACCTGCAAAACAAGCTGCCGCGGGCTAGAGTGGTGTATGCCAGTGCCACAG GTGCCTCTGAGCCAAAGAACATGATCTATATGAGCCGCCTGGGAATCTGGGGTGAGGGCACACCCTTCAGAACCTTTGATGACTTCCTGCACGCCATTGAGAAGAG AGGTGTCGGTGCCATGGAGATTGTTGCCATGGATATGAAAGTGAGCGGGATGTACATTGCCAGGCAGCTGAGCTTCTCAGGGGTGTCTTTCGGCATTGAAGAAATCGGACTGGACAGCGACTTCAAGTTGGTCTATAACAAAGCTGCCAAACTG TGGGCGGAGGCGTTGCAGGTGTTCATGCGAGCAGCTGATGAGCTGGGCCTGGTCAGCAGGAAGTCTCTGTGGGGACAGTTCTGGTCGTCTCACCAGCGCTTCTTCAAATACCTCTGTATTGCCGCCAAGGTCCGCTGCCTGGTGGAGCTGGCCCAAAAAGAGCTGGAGGCTGGAAAG TGCATCGTTATTGGGCTGCAGTCTACCGGAGAGTCTCGCACCAGAGAAGTCCTGGATGAGAATGACGGCCATCTCGACAGATTTGTTTCCGCCGCAGA GGGAGTATTCCACTCTCTTGTAATGAAACATTTCCCTTcagagaaacagaggagagagaaggcacCGGGGAATAAGAGAAAAC GGAAGCCTAGAGGTCGCCAGACCAAGGTACCCAAGCACACCGTGGACAGCGGCGGTGTGATCAACATCAGCGATGACAGCAGTAGCGACTCTGATGGCATGGACACGGACTCCAACTCCTCACCAGACTCCCTACTAGACAATGATGACGTCATCTTTGTCAACCAAACTAGCTGCCAGACAG CCAGGATAGAGGAGATGAAACAGAGCCTCCTCAACAAAATATCCATTCTGGGAAAAGAACTACCTCTCAATACCTTGGACGAACTCATTGATAAGTTTGGAGGACCAGATAAAGTATCAGAG ATGACTGGTCGGAAGGGTCGTGTGGTGCGGCGTCCTGATGGCAGCGTCCGCTATGAGTCGCGGGCTGAGCAGGGTCTTACCATAGAGCACATTAACATCAAGGAAAAAGATCGCTTCATGGCTGGAGAGAAG TTGGTGGCCATCATCTCAGAGGCGGCCAGCTCCGGGATTTCCCTGCAGGCGGACAAGCGAGTTAAAAACCAGAGGCGCAGGGTCCACATGACCTTAGAACTGCCTTGGAGTGCAGACAGAGCCATTCAGCAGTTTG GTCGCACGCATCGGTCCAATCAGGTGACAGCCCCCGAGTATATCTTTCTCATCTCAGAGTTGGCTGGGGAGAGACGTTTTGCCTCCATTGTGGCTAAGAGACTAGAGAGCCTG GGTGCATTAACCCATGGAGACAGAAGAGCCACAGAATCCAGAGACCTGagcaagtacaattttgagaaCAAG TATGGTACCAAGGCTCTAGATAAAATCACCAAAGCAATCCTTGGCCACATAGAGAACAAGGTGCCCCCTCCCAAAGGCTACCCTGCGGGTGACGCCATGTTCTTCAGAG acATGAAGATTGGAATGATGGATGTGGGCATCTTTTGTAGGGAGCCTCGCTTTGGGATTAATACTGAGAAAG ACTGCAGCATCACCAAGTTCTTAAATCGCATCCTGGGCCTGGAGGTCCACAAGCAGAACTATCTCTTCCAGTACTTCACTGACAACTTTGACTACCTAATTGAGAAGGATAAGAAGGAGGGGAAATACGACATGGGAATCCTAG ACCTCGCCCCGGGTAACGATGAGATCTATGAGGAGAAGCAGGAAACTTTCTTGACAGTTGGAAACCCTCAGGATGGACAGGTGGTTCTCTATAAG ATCAGTGTGGACAGAGGCATGCCCTGGGATGAGGCCTATAACAGGTCACTGAAGCTGAGTGGTCCCGATGATGGATTCTACCTGTCCCTGAAG CTGCGAGGTAACCACCCATGTGTGCTGCTGGCTGAGCAAGGAAGAGGCAAGAACCTCATTGTTTACAAGCCCAACATTGGCAAGCAGGCCCACCCCGAGACCCTGGACAACCTGCAGCAACGCTACCGGAAG GTGACTCCAGAGGAAGCCCAGGACAGCTGGGAGAACCAGTTCACCTTCTCCTTCAAGAAGTGTAGCCATGCCAACTG GAACGGGAAGTGTAAGAAAATTGAGGAGGGCCAGGAGTGTCTGCAGGGCATGCGCCTCCGTCAGTACCACATGTTGTGTGGCGCTCTGCTGCGTGTGTGGAAGCGCGTATCGGATGTGGTGTCTGATATCACCAGCTCCAGTATCCTGCAGATTGTTCGCCTTAAAACCAAGCAGCACAACAAGCAAGTTG GTATCAAGATCCCCGAGAACTGCGTGGCCCGCGTGCGCGAGGAGCTGTTGCTAATGGAcgaggaggtgaagaggagaCGAAAGGAGAGGGAGCAGCAGGCAGCGGACAAGCGACTAGCTGAGGAGCGCATGCGTAAAATGGAGCAGGACAACAAACACCTCCTGGCAAATCTGTTCAGCCAGGCACCCATGCAAAACCAGTCTCTTGCCCAGTCTCTCGCCCAGAGTCAGAtaatcaaacagaaactaaaccAAAACGCTCTACAAAGGACACAAACTGGGAGCCTGCATCTACAGAGAATACAAGCGCAAACCCAGTCCACTTTACAGCAGCCCTCCCAGAACTTAACCCTGTTGTCCTTACAGAGAAACCCCAACCAAACCCAGCAAAGGACCCATAACAGCTGGCCCATCAATTCCACCACCACCAACCAGGGCTCTCTACCCAACACGTCTAGCCTCGCCTCCAGTTTGTCCCAGTTTTACCCCCAGAACTTTCTGTCCCCTTTTCCGCAGCTGAAGAATCCGTCTCTTTCACTCTATCAGACCGCAGTGTCTCCCAGCTTGTCTTCAAAGACTAGCCTGGATGATATCTTGGACCTGACTATGAGCTCACCATCCCCCTCCCCAGACAGCACAGAGGGTGGACTGCATCTGGACGGCCTGACAGGACACACTGCAGGATTCGGAGATGACTTTAATATAGACTCTCTGATCTCTCAGAGTGCACCGAATGGCCAGCACGCTGCACAAATGCAGCAGCCTCTTttgttacagcagcagcagcagcaacagcagcagagccaCAACCTGCTGGCCAATAACCACCACCAAGACTTATTAGCTTTTTTTGACTTGCCCCTGTCTCCCCAGATGACCACACAGAAAGCCAGCCCTTCATCCTCTACCTCTTCCTGCTCATCCTCCACGTCCTCCACCTCTTCTGTGTCAAACAACCTGGTTTCTCACGTCTCCGCCAGCCACCTGCCCACATCCACCCTTATCCCAACATCGTCCTCCTCGTCTTCTCTCTTCCCCAACccgtcctcatcctcctctctgtttTCCAACAACTCCTCTCACTTCCCGTCCGCCTATCTCCTCCCCCAGTCAGACACCCTTTCGTTACCCAACGGCCACTGCAGCCCTGGCGCCCTTGACGTCCGTGAGGCTCTGAACAGCATGCTACAGGCGGGCCCGGACCGCAAGTCTGTCATTCAGTACCTGCAACAAGACTAA